A DNA window from Euwallacea fornicatus isolate EFF26 chromosome 17, ASM4011564v1, whole genome shotgun sequence contains the following coding sequences:
- the LOC136344593 gene encoding GRIP and coiled-coil domain-containing protein-like isoform X1, with protein sequence MHSHSPDQEIDMDEIAKELDEIDSRYTHKINRKCTKIPISLHESLAVLSKEFDSLGLSPINLEKTMPEILEEVVTFSRDLVQIHRNTINLVKDKNIQTVARDNKHKELYNTIDKYKSSLETLKNSCMALKNRKADLVREINEFKQREKRNKEQIECLKRMYNGKEKLLEHNVTKMQMEIERLREICGKDIVSETTTNEIALTLLKKHKANEEIYKSTIKTLQEDTKLLLDEILYLKEEMVLCKAD encoded by the exons atGCATTCCCACAGTCCCGATCAGGAAATAGATATGGATGAAATTGCTAAAGAATTGGACGAAATCGATTCGAGATATACTCATAAAATTAACCGAAAATGCACCAAGATACCCATATCTTTGCATGAAAGTTTGGCAGTACTCTCCAAG GAATTCGATTCCTTAGGCTTATCCCCTATCAATCTTGAAAAAACAATGCCCGAAATTCTAGAAGAAGTCGTCACATTTTCTAGGGACTTGGTACAAATACACCGCAACACTATCAATCTTGTAAAGGATAAAAACATACAAACTGTTGCACGTGACAATAAACATAAAGAGCTCTAT aacACAATAGACAAGTATAAATCAAGCTTAGAGACTTTGAAAAACAGCTGCATGGCTTTGAAAAACAGGAAAGCTGATCTCGTCAGGGAAAtcaatgaatttaaacaaCGCGAGAAACGTAATAAAGAGCAAATTGAATGTTTGAAGAGAATGTATAATGGAAAGGAGAAGCTGCTAGAGCATAACGTGACTAAGATGCAGATGGAAATTGAGAGATTGAGGGAGATTTGCGGCAAGGATATTG TATCTGAAACGACAACTAACGAAattgcattgacgttattgaaaaaacataaggCGAATGAGGAAATTTACAAATCTACAATCAAAACTTTGCAAGAAGATACTAAGTTGTTGTTAGACGAAATTCTGTATTTAAAAGAGGAGATGGTACTTTGCAAAGCAGATTAG
- the LOC136344594 gene encoding INO80 complex subunit E isoform X1, with protein sequence MLDGWYCRTMASEAAQAEEEEQALEESKFKKEYKALKTRFQFLVYENESFQLALRKAQKRLLQVTRDRSFLLDRLLKHEKLDHSTSESEETESSEDEQPVIKVEPTKKRKVEPSHHSASNSTTNSGKPASAAKKRRPATRPSNKQIHPQVQQLQMPTTNVLSDGHMTPEEVERHLQSQSFLDLVPERAPPTVPTEMFSNEPSLDSESNDMMGELEMSPNNIEEEISIDYLPE encoded by the exons ATGCTTGACGGTTGGTACTGCAGAACCATGGCTAGTGAAGCGGCTCAAGCCGAAGAAGAAGAACAAGCTCTTGAAGAATCAAAGTTCAAGAAAGAGTACAAAGCTCTAAAAACACGATTTCAATTCCTTGTTTAC GAAAATGAAAGCTTTCAGCTGGCTTTGAGAAAAGCCCAGAAAAGACTCCTTCAGGTGACAAGAGACCGGTCATTTCTATTAGACCGACTTCTAAAGCATGAAAAATTGGATCACTCCACCTCTGAATCAGAGGAGACCGAATCATCAGAAGATGAACAGCCTGTCATTAAAGTTGAACCAACCAAAAA ACGCAAAGTGGAACCCTCTCATCATTCAGCAAGCAACTCTACAACCAATTCAGGAAAGCCAGCATCAGCAGCTAAGAAGCGAAGACCTGCAACTCGCCCTTCAAACAAACAGATTCATCCTCAAGTG CAGCAACTTCAAATGCCCACTACAAATGTGCTCTCAGATGGCCACATGACACCTGAGGAGGTGGAGAGGCATTTACAGTCACAAAGTTTCCTGGATTTGGTGCCTGAAAGAGCTCCGCCTACAGTACCCACTGAAATGTTTAGTAATGAGCCTTCATTGGACAG TGAGTCCAATGATATGATGGGAGAATTGGAGATGTCTCCAAATAatattgaagaagaaattagCATTGATTATCTTCCAGAATGA
- the LOC136344594 gene encoding INO80 complex subunit E isoform X2, whose product MLDGWYCRTMASEAAQAEEEEQALEESKFKKEYKALKTRFQFLVYENESFQLALRKAQKRLLQVTRDRSFLLDRLLKHEKLDHSTSESEETESSEDEQPVIKVEPTKKRKVEPSHHSASNSTTNSGKPASAAKKRRPATRPSNKQIHPQVQLQMPTTNVLSDGHMTPEEVERHLQSQSFLDLVPERAPPTVPTEMFSNEPSLDSESNDMMGELEMSPNNIEEEISIDYLPE is encoded by the exons ATGCTTGACGGTTGGTACTGCAGAACCATGGCTAGTGAAGCGGCTCAAGCCGAAGAAGAAGAACAAGCTCTTGAAGAATCAAAGTTCAAGAAAGAGTACAAAGCTCTAAAAACACGATTTCAATTCCTTGTTTAC GAAAATGAAAGCTTTCAGCTGGCTTTGAGAAAAGCCCAGAAAAGACTCCTTCAGGTGACAAGAGACCGGTCATTTCTATTAGACCGACTTCTAAAGCATGAAAAATTGGATCACTCCACCTCTGAATCAGAGGAGACCGAATCATCAGAAGATGAACAGCCTGTCATTAAAGTTGAACCAACCAAAAA ACGCAAAGTGGAACCCTCTCATCATTCAGCAAGCAACTCTACAACCAATTCAGGAAAGCCAGCATCAGCAGCTAAGAAGCGAAGACCTGCAACTCGCCCTTCAAACAAACAGATTCATCCTCAAGTG CAACTTCAAATGCCCACTACAAATGTGCTCTCAGATGGCCACATGACACCTGAGGAGGTGGAGAGGCATTTACAGTCACAAAGTTTCCTGGATTTGGTGCCTGAAAGAGCTCCGCCTACAGTACCCACTGAAATGTTTAGTAATGAGCCTTCATTGGACAG TGAGTCCAATGATATGATGGGAGAATTGGAGATGTCTCCAAATAatattgaagaagaaattagCATTGATTATCTTCCAGAATGA
- the LOC136344593 gene encoding intraflagellar transport protein 81 homolog isoform X2, with translation MHSHSPDQEIDMDEIAKELDEIDSRYTHKINRKCTKIPISLHESLAVLSKEFDSLGLSPINLEKTMPEILEEVVTFSRDLVQIHRNTINLVKDKNIQTVNTIDKYKSSLETLKNSCMALKNRKADLVREINEFKQREKRNKEQIECLKRMYNGKEKLLEHNVTKMQMEIERLREICGKDIVSETTTNEIALTLLKKHKANEEIYKSTIKTLQEDTKLLLDEILYLKEEMVLCKAD, from the exons atGCATTCCCACAGTCCCGATCAGGAAATAGATATGGATGAAATTGCTAAAGAATTGGACGAAATCGATTCGAGATATACTCATAAAATTAACCGAAAATGCACCAAGATACCCATATCTTTGCATGAAAGTTTGGCAGTACTCTCCAAG GAATTCGATTCCTTAGGCTTATCCCCTATCAATCTTGAAAAAACAATGCCCGAAATTCTAGAAGAAGTCGTCACATTTTCTAGGGACTTGGTACAAATACACCGCAACACTATCAATCTTGTAAAGGATAAAAACATACAAACTGTT aacACAATAGACAAGTATAAATCAAGCTTAGAGACTTTGAAAAACAGCTGCATGGCTTTGAAAAACAGGAAAGCTGATCTCGTCAGGGAAAtcaatgaatttaaacaaCGCGAGAAACGTAATAAAGAGCAAATTGAATGTTTGAAGAGAATGTATAATGGAAAGGAGAAGCTGCTAGAGCATAACGTGACTAAGATGCAGATGGAAATTGAGAGATTGAGGGAGATTTGCGGCAAGGATATTG TATCTGAAACGACAACTAACGAAattgcattgacgttattgaaaaaacataaggCGAATGAGGAAATTTACAAATCTACAATCAAAACTTTGCAAGAAGATACTAAGTTGTTGTTAGACGAAATTCTGTATTTAAAAGAGGAGATGGTACTTTGCAAAGCAGATTAG
- the LOC136344592 gene encoding queuosine 5'-phosphate N-glycosylase/hydrolase — MHLSPKESGLYIANHSNNVTIKLEGITKLGDVLFDELNSGQLKPENFSQTEVHPKAEDKHALDWLFVVDTLNFCFWSNEREEGWKVEGHSGYYALCAAINRALKDNIDILNPKFYSSLTEAQLKNILRSDTKVEVPLLSERLKCLHEVGTALLKNFEGSFKIVVRQSENSAKKLLELIVSNFMCFQDVATYKGQKVAYYKRAQILVGDVWACFQGQGLGYFKDLDEITMFADYRVPQTLLWFGVIEYGEHINKKLKENYIFNNGDLEEQEIRGCSIHAVELLKVYVNERLKDKKINSILIDHFLWDFRRKHAKEIEEKGLPFHKVFCIYY, encoded by the exons ATGCACCTGTCCCCTAAAGAATCTGGACTATATATAGCAAATCATTCCAATAATGTAACTATAAAATTAGAAGGCATTACCAAACTGGGGGATGTTCTGTTCGACGAATTAAACTCAGGACAACTTAAACCTGAGAACTTCAGCCAAACTGAAGTGCATCCCAAAGCTGAAGACAAACATGCTCTTGATTGGTTATTTGTGGTTGATActcttaatttttgtttttggagcAATGAAAGAGAAGAAG GTTGGAAGGTTGAGGGGCATTCTGGTTACTATGCCTTATGTGCTGCTATTAACCGAGCTTTAAAAGACAACATTGATATCCTCAACCCTAAATTTTACTCCAGTTTGACTGAGGctcaactaaaaaatattttacgcaGTGACACAAAAGTGGAAGTGCCACTTCTTTCTGAAAGACTTAAATGTTTACATGAGGTTGGAACTGctcttttaaagaattttgagGGAAGTTTTAAGATTGTTGTGAGACAAAGTGAAAACAGTGCAAAAAAGCTGCTGGAACTTATAGTAAGCAATTTTATGTGCTTTCAAGATGTTGCAACTTATAAAGGCCAAAAAGTAGCATACTATAAAAGAGCTCAAATCTTAGTTGGTGATGTTTGGGCCTGTTTTCAAGGACAGGGATTGGGTTATTTTAAGGACTTAGATGAAATTACTATGTTTGCGGACTATCGAGTGCCCCAAACTTTGCTGTGGTTTGGAGTGATTGAATATGGAGagcatattaataaaaaattgaaagagaattatattttcaacaatGGGGATTTAGAGGAACAGGAAATAAGGGGTTGCTCAATTCATGCAGTGGAGCTGTTAAAAGTTTATGTTAATGAAAGgcttaaagataaaaaaataaattccataTTGATTGATCATTTCCTGTGGGATTTTAGAAGGAAACATGCCAAGGAGATTGAAGAGAAAGGGCTACCTTTTCACAAAGTTTTTTGCatctattattaa
- the LOC136344589 gene encoding putative leucine-rich repeat-containing protein DDB_G0290503 has product MDNAETESNHSCNSDSLVSNASSLSGLSLYGHEFAELRHLINPAKYPQPYLERNSTPTPDNHDPSLITQFKNELQKSLQLNEHYKIDLQNLERVTELKYYDKIDQLLQANGRLEGELQSAKTQIDRLIKSCKQNNDVIAYTEKLDLENQIYRISNELSKLHANSAKLQEEKGQLDLDAKSLRIKLSDLETERQIKDITVGNLKQKVSELHIEIQNLHKQVSSSDGQLSLLNTKLIESEKAKLWYKDQLSQCQCDKVKLNEELTKCRSQLNKLIDTTSDLKIELSRQVHEVDAVRLQALKEKEELLQKLETLNLDCKISKMPLDKLEVQFNGCHSEDEIEDMREEINKLKGVMKDKNSEIERLNQDNSIAIAKCIALQNTLKQRESDIECLEVRHKQVLNKLKYVENNEKEKLADNMQLKGRIGELEVELRTRNLEKYHVDQSVQLIREQFVKLKENYERIKLELLSKNKDILKLEKDKQDLFMNNNWTICELENSKHNNIIINELKRENENLVGEAELLSQKLKNINVKHSKLLKTLEDKEQTLEDNLLKISNFTTALTESELRISQKEKELNLLDHHLKEYRDKTSEFDDAFEKMNSELDSKELALKVAVKTIEQLQVEHQEHFNSLSLEKNNLQKSYEALQAKYNNDFKSKDQSISDLKNKLFVLENDWQKYLKRITDDQKVKFLSCIQVNGYMQSRELPNGLIFKEMEQYVANFFNNLNVEDFESTVNIRLKYLDERILFIKKKSEIIEETRRNGNEKEKIKELEVMLHVKDREIQERQKKMDRNNRTLLRKVKEHMRGRNAAEKELKYLQDMYNSLADSHNTVTLNQVSKDLEIQTLENLCKNYKKEIEKLRGIVASMELKAANHDNCELCGEFRVVQGKLLHFETLCEELRNRNKILEKEAIDHMINIENLERDNLDHINRLSELKTENSGVKLTLNNFNSALQEKIRSLEELVKNLENQLFEKDQFYKASQVDIDKLQVDLNEARDKIQFLFSENEINSSNLQRTVEYSQELERKIAKLEKQAVDVSHEYEKNLCDREKIVLSLRSNINALQNDKYFFQRLSNDLKIALNSYLDYNKKLQEQLSQISTLPKYSNESISIFEDNLSLGKYNDEYIQKLLAENRATASRKPVAEEIRGCLNKLRDEIYCLQRQISQKTVT; this is encoded by the exons ATGGATAACGCTGAAACTGAATCAAACCATTCATGCAACTCAGATAGTCTCGTTTCTAATGCTTCTAGCTTATCAGGACTAAGCTTATATGGACATGAATTTGCTGAGCTGAGACATTTAATCAACCCAGCTAAGTATCCGCAACCTTATTTAGAACGTAACAGTACTCCTACACCTGATAACCATGACCCATCCCTCATAACacagtttaaaaatgaattgcaaaaaagctTACAACTAAATGAGCACTACAAAATCGATCTGCAGAATCTAGAAAGGGTGACTGAATTGAAGTACTATGACAAGATTGACCAACTGCTACAGGCTAATGGCAGGTTAGAAGGAGAGTTACAAAGTGCCAAAACCCAAATAGATCGATTGATAAAAAGCTGTAAGCAAAATAATGATGTCATAGCATATACTGAGAAATTAGACCTTGAAAATCAGATCTATCGAATCAGCAATGAGCTCAGTAAGCTACATGCAAATAGTGCCAAACTGCAAGAAGAAAAAGGGCAGCTAGATTTGGACGCCAAAAGCCTTAGAATTAAATTATCAGATCTTGAAACTGAAAGACAAATCAAAGATATCACAGTTGGGAATTTGAAGCAGAAAGTTTCTGAACTGCAtatagaaattcaaaatttgcataaacagGTGAGTTCATCTGATGGGCAATTGAGTTTattgaatacaaaattaattgagTCAGAGAAGGCTAAATTATGGTACAAAGACCAGCTCTCTCAATGCCAATGTGATAAAGTTAAACTTAATGAAGAATTAACAAAATGCAGAAGTCAACTAAACAAACTCATTGACACAACATCTGAtttgaaaatagaattaaGTAGGCAAGTGCATGAGGTTGATGCTGTAAGGTTGCaggcattaaaagaaaaagaagagcTCCTTCAAAAGCTAGAAACCTTAAATCTGgattgtaaaatttcaaaaatgcctTTAGATAAACTTGAAGTTCAGTTTAATGGCTGTCATTCTGAAGATGAAATTGAGGATATGAgagaagaaattaataaacttaaaGGTGTGATGAAAGATAAAAACAGTGAAATTGAGAGATTAAACCAAGATAATTCAATAGCTATAGCTAAGTGTATTGCATtacaaaatacattaaaacaaAGAGAGAGTGATATAGAATGTTTAGAAGTGAGACACAAACAAGTGTTAAATAAACTGAAGTATGTAGAAAACaatgaaaaggaaaagttGGCTGATAATATGCAACTAAAAGGAAGGATTGGGGAGTTAGAAGTGGAGTTAAGGACAAGAAACTTGGAAAAGTATCATGTGGATCAATCAGTGCAGCTTATTAGGGAGCAATTTGTgaagttaaaagaaaattatgaaagg ataaaattagAACTGCTCTCCAAAAACAAAGATatattaaaacttgaaaaagatAAGCAAGACTTGTTCATGAATAACAATTGGACTATATGTGAACTTGAAAATTCCAAACACAACAATATCATTATAAATGAactaaaaagagaaaatgaaaatttagttGGTGAAGCAGAATTATtgtctcaaaaattaaaaaatataaacgtaaaacattcaaaacttttgaaaaccTTAGAAGATAAAGAGCAGACTCTTGAGGACAACTTActtaaaatatccaatttcACTACTGCTCTCACTGAGAGTGAATTACGGATTTcacaaaaggaaaaagaattgAACCTTCTTGACCATCATTTAAAAGAATACCGAGACAAGACCAGCGAATTTGATGATGCCTTTGAGAAAATGAACTCTGAGTTGGATAGTAAAGAATTGGCTTTAAAAGTCGCCGTAAAAACCATAGAACAATTGCAAGTGGAGCATCAAGAGCATTTCAATTCTTtatcattagaaaaaaataatcttcaaaagtcTTATGAAGCTCTTCAAGCAAAATATAACAACGATTTCAAGAGCAAAGACCAATCTatatcagatttaaaaaacaaactttttgtGTTGGAAAATGATTGGCAGAAATACCTAAAACGCATTACCGACGaccaaaaagtaaaatttttatcatgtaTTCAAGTTAATGGATACATGCAATCTCGGGAACTTCCTAATGgactaatatttaaagaaatggaGCAGTATGTggcgaatttttttaataatttgaacgTGGAAGACTTTGAGAGCACAGTCAATATTCGACTTAAATATCTGGACGAAAGGATtctgtttattaaaaagaagTCAGAGATCATTGAGGAAACACGGAgaaatggaaatgaaaaagAGAAGATTAAAGAGTTGGAGGTGATGTTGCATGTGAAAGACCGGGAAATACAAGAAAGACAAAAGAA GATGGATCGCAATAACCGCACTCTTCTCCGCAAAGTGAAAGAACATATGAGAGGGCGAAATGCAGCAGaaaaagaattgaaatatcttcaaGACATGTACAATAGTCTAGCAGACTCACATAATACAGTCACGCTAAATCAGGTTTCCAAAGACCTTGAAATACAAACTTTAGAAAACCTTTGCAAGAATtacaaaaaggaaattgaaaaGCTAAGAGGCATCGTTGCTTCTATGGAACTAAAGGCAGCTAATCATGATAATTGTGAATTATGTGGTGAATTTAGAGTTGTTCAAGGAAAATTACTCCACTTTGAGACATTGTGCGAAGAGCTtagaaatagaaataaaatactAGAAAAGGAGGCAATTGATCATATGATAAAT ATTGAAAACTTAGAACGAGACAATTTAGATCATATCAATCGTTTGTCTGAGCTAAAAACAGAAAACAGTGGCGTTAAACTTacgttaaacaattttaattctgcTCTACAAGAGAAGATACGTTCCCTAGAAGAACTAGTGAAAAACCTGGAGAACcagttatttgaaaaagatcaattttataaagcTTCTCAAGTAGACATTGACAAATTACAGGTAGATCTCAATGAAGCCAGAGATAAAATCCAATTTCTATTTAGTGAAAATGAG ataaaCTCTTCAAATCTACAACGAACTGTTGAATATTCGCAAGAGTTGGAAAGAAAGATTGCTAAATTGGAAAAACAGGCTGTTGATGTTAGCcatgaatatgaaaaaaatctatgtgacagagaaaaaattgttttgtccCTTCGAAGTAATATCAATGCTTTGCAAAACgacaaatacttttttcaaagACTGTCGAACGACTTGAAAATAGCCTTGAATTCGTATTTAGATTACAATAAG AAACTACAGGAACAATTGTCCCAGATTTCAACTCTAcccaaatattcaaatgaatcgatttcaatttttgaagataatttgtCATTAGGGAAATACAATGATGAATATATACAAAAGCTTTTGGCAGAGAATCGAGCAACTGCCAGTAGGAAACCTGTTGCCGAAGAAATTCGGGGGTGTTTGAACAAGTTGAGGGATGAAATTTATTGCCTGCAGCgccaaatatctcaaaaaaccGTAACATAG